In one Myxocyprinus asiaticus isolate MX2 ecotype Aquarium Trade chromosome 1, UBuf_Myxa_2, whole genome shotgun sequence genomic region, the following are encoded:
- the LOC127451566 gene encoding netrin-4-like isoform X1: MELTGSCVLFAALVFCVSHPARSGCEYRVCNPRMGNLAVGRPVQTISQCGLTSPERYCNYDNDKCVLHCEVCDSSVTHRAHPPASMTDSPFKHPPTWWQSAQGVAIETLQLDLEVEFYFTHLIIIFRSPRPAAMTIERSQDFGRTWSALRLYAQNCNEVFNLEDGHSCTQKYSTAWPCTNGEVIYRALSPWEKIDPYSVTARANLGITNIRLRLLQPQLCPCQRKLPNTNLPNAYYAISDLILKGGCLCHGHADQCVPAGDEQITHPPSKHMVNGKCVCQHHTAGEHCEQCDLLYNDRPWQPANGLTGEAHQCVKCKCNSHAKSCHFDETVWLRSGQRSGGVCDCLHNTSGRHCQHCKSGFYRDPERPLTAPDSCRLCMCNHVGSTFCNPDNGDCTCKPGVAGLHCDQCLLGYWGFDEYGCKPCQCADDCDPYTGDCMIRSELDHNSTGANHLFRAEELFSALSHPDKCVCKQQDLGSSKVFCNIKYAYAVKVRVLGAHDKGTHAEVDVKVLKVLWDNSSLRLSLGNQTIYPESWTSRGCTCPVLYPGMEYLVVGHVDVRKGRLMVNMKSLVKPWRPSLSRKAHQLLKTKCS; encoded by the exons ATGGAGCTGACAGGGAGCTGTGTTTTATTCGCAGCGCTCGTGTTTTGCGTTTCTCACCCTGCGCGTTCAG GATGTGAGTATCGGGTGTGTAATCCACGCATGGGAAACCTGGCAGTCGGGCGTCCAGTACAGACCATCTCACAGTGTGGCTTAACCTCTCCGGAGCGGTACTGCAACTATGATAATGATAAATGTGTGTTGCATTGTGAGGTGTGCGATTCTTCAGTTACGCACCGCGCACACCCACCTGCCTCCATGACAGACTCACCCTTCAAACACCCACCAACCTGGTGGCAGTCTGCTCAgggtgttgccatagaaactctGCAACTGGACTTGGAGGTGGAATTTTATTTCACTCATCTCATTATCATATTCCGCTCGCCACGCCCTGCTGCCATGACAATAGAGCGCTCGCAGGACTTCGGGCGCACATGGAGCGCTCTGAGGCTGTATGCCCAGAACTGCAATGAAGTGTTCAACCTGGAGGATGGACACAGCTGCACACAGAAATACTCCACAGCATGGCCTTGCACCAATGGAGAG GTCATTTACCGGGCTCTGTCACCCTGGGAAAAGATAGATCCGTACAGTGTCACTGCTCGTGCCAACCTCGGCATCACTAACATACGGTTGCGTCTACTTCAGCCACAGCTATGCCCCTGCCAACGTAAACTCCCTAATACCAACTTGCCCAATGCCTACTATGCCATCTCTGACCTCATATTAAAGGGAGGCTGTTTGTGCCATGGACATGCGGACCAGTGTGTGCCTGCTGGGGACGAGCAGATCACACACCCTCCTAGCAAACATATg GTGAATGGTAAATGTGTATGTCAACATCACACAGCAGGGGAACACTGTGAACAGTGTGATCTCTTGTACAATGACCGGCCATGGCAGCCAGCCAACGGTTTAACTGGAGAAGCTCATCAGTGCGTTA AGTGCAAGTGTAACAGCCACGCAAAGAGCTGTCACTTTGACGAGACCGTATGGCTACGTTCAGGTCAGCGGAGCGGTGGTGTGTGTGACTGTCTTCACAACACCAGTGGCCGTCACTGCCAACACTGCAAGAGCGGCTTCTACAGAGACCCCGAGAGACCCTTGACTGCCCCGGATTCCTGCAGAC TGTGTATGTGCAATCACGTCGGATCCACATTTTGTAACCCTGATAATGGAGATTGCACTTGTAAACCAGGCGTGGCTGGGCTGCATTGTGACCAGTGCTTGCTGGGATACTGGGGTTTTGATGAATATGGCTGCAAGCCCTGCCAGTGTGCTGATGATTGTGACCCCTACACAGGAGACTGTATGATTAG ATCTGAATTAGATCACAACAGCACAGGAGCAAATCATTTATTTCGAGCAGAGGAGCTTTTCTCGGCCCTTAGTCATCCAG ACAAATGTGTATGCAAACAGCAAGATCTTGGAAGCAGCAAAGTATTCTGCAACATTAAATATGCTTATG CAGTGAAGGTGCGAGTGCTGGGTGCTCATGATAAGGGGACTCATGCAGAGGTGGATGTGAAGGTTCTGAAGGTGTTGTGGGATAACTCAAGCCTGAGACTCTCTCTTGGAAATCAAACTATTTATCCTGAGTCCTGGACCTCACGAGGCTGCACCTGCCCTGTATTATACCCtg GAATGGAATATCTCGTAGTGGGACACGTGGATGTGAGAAAAGGTCGTCTAATGGTTAACATGAAGAGTTTGGTGAAGCCGTGGAGACCCAGCTTGAGTCGAAAAGCTCATCAGTTACTCAAAACCAAATGTAGCTGA
- the LOC127451566 gene encoding netrin-4-like isoform X2, translating to MELTGSCVLFAALVFCVSHPARSGCEYRVCNPRMGNLAVGRPVQTISQCGLTSPERYCNYDNDKCVLHCEVCDSSVTHRAHPPASMTDSPFKHPPTWWQSAQGVAIETLQLDLEVEFYFTHLIIIFRSPRPAAMTIERSQDFGRTWSALRLYAQNCNEVFNLEDGHSCTQKYSTAWPCTNGEVIYRALSPWEKIDPYSVTARANLGITNIRLRLLQPQLCPCQRKLPNTNLPNAYYAISDLILKGGCLCHGHADQCVPAGDEQITHPPSKHMVNGKCVCQHHTAGEHCEQCDLLYNDRPWQPANGLTGEAHQCVKCKCNSHAKSCHFDETVWLRSGQRSGGVCDCLHNTSGRHCQHCKSGFYRDPERPLTAPDSCRLCMCNHVGSTFCNPDNGDCTCKPGVAGLHCDQCLLGYWGFDEYGCKPCQCADDCDPYTGDCMIRSELDHNSTGANHLFRAEELFSALSHPDKCVCKQQDLGSSKVFCNIKYAYGMEYLVVGHVDVRKGRLMVNMKSLVKPWRPSLSRKAHQLLKTKCS from the exons ATGGAGCTGACAGGGAGCTGTGTTTTATTCGCAGCGCTCGTGTTTTGCGTTTCTCACCCTGCGCGTTCAG GATGTGAGTATCGGGTGTGTAATCCACGCATGGGAAACCTGGCAGTCGGGCGTCCAGTACAGACCATCTCACAGTGTGGCTTAACCTCTCCGGAGCGGTACTGCAACTATGATAATGATAAATGTGTGTTGCATTGTGAGGTGTGCGATTCTTCAGTTACGCACCGCGCACACCCACCTGCCTCCATGACAGACTCACCCTTCAAACACCCACCAACCTGGTGGCAGTCTGCTCAgggtgttgccatagaaactctGCAACTGGACTTGGAGGTGGAATTTTATTTCACTCATCTCATTATCATATTCCGCTCGCCACGCCCTGCTGCCATGACAATAGAGCGCTCGCAGGACTTCGGGCGCACATGGAGCGCTCTGAGGCTGTATGCCCAGAACTGCAATGAAGTGTTCAACCTGGAGGATGGACACAGCTGCACACAGAAATACTCCACAGCATGGCCTTGCACCAATGGAGAG GTCATTTACCGGGCTCTGTCACCCTGGGAAAAGATAGATCCGTACAGTGTCACTGCTCGTGCCAACCTCGGCATCACTAACATACGGTTGCGTCTACTTCAGCCACAGCTATGCCCCTGCCAACGTAAACTCCCTAATACCAACTTGCCCAATGCCTACTATGCCATCTCTGACCTCATATTAAAGGGAGGCTGTTTGTGCCATGGACATGCGGACCAGTGTGTGCCTGCTGGGGACGAGCAGATCACACACCCTCCTAGCAAACATATg GTGAATGGTAAATGTGTATGTCAACATCACACAGCAGGGGAACACTGTGAACAGTGTGATCTCTTGTACAATGACCGGCCATGGCAGCCAGCCAACGGTTTAACTGGAGAAGCTCATCAGTGCGTTA AGTGCAAGTGTAACAGCCACGCAAAGAGCTGTCACTTTGACGAGACCGTATGGCTACGTTCAGGTCAGCGGAGCGGTGGTGTGTGTGACTGTCTTCACAACACCAGTGGCCGTCACTGCCAACACTGCAAGAGCGGCTTCTACAGAGACCCCGAGAGACCCTTGACTGCCCCGGATTCCTGCAGAC TGTGTATGTGCAATCACGTCGGATCCACATTTTGTAACCCTGATAATGGAGATTGCACTTGTAAACCAGGCGTGGCTGGGCTGCATTGTGACCAGTGCTTGCTGGGATACTGGGGTTTTGATGAATATGGCTGCAAGCCCTGCCAGTGTGCTGATGATTGTGACCCCTACACAGGAGACTGTATGATTAG ATCTGAATTAGATCACAACAGCACAGGAGCAAATCATTTATTTCGAGCAGAGGAGCTTTTCTCGGCCCTTAGTCATCCAG ACAAATGTGTATGCAAACAGCAAGATCTTGGAAGCAGCAAAGTATTCTGCAACATTAAATATGCTTATG GAATGGAATATCTCGTAGTGGGACACGTGGATGTGAGAAAAGGTCGTCTAATGGTTAACATGAAGAGTTTGGTGAAGCCGTGGAGACCCAGCTTGAGTCGAAAAGCTCATCAGTTACTCAAAACCAAATGTAGCTGA